CCCGCCGATTGGGGGTTAGCATGGATATATCTAAGAGTATTTAAAGCCCTTCTTTGATCACTACTAGGAAAACTTGTACTATGGTATCTTTTTTCCCAAAAATGTCCCGTACGTTTTAACATTCGATTAAAACACATAGCACTATACCAGTTAAGATAGTGCATGATTTTCGGTACATCTTCTGTTTTTTGAGGTTCAATTAAATAGTGAATATGATTAGACATTATACATAAAGAATAAAGCTTAAAATCATATTTAATAATTGCTTTTTTGAGAATGTATAAGAAAACTTGACGACATTCTAAACGAGTCAAGCGAAACTCACGATTATTACAACGGGAGGTAATATGATAGGAATAGGGCATTTTCAATTTGGGAGTGATTCAGTCTATCATTAGAAAATCGGGATAAAGATACCCGACTCAAATTAAATCTACAATTCAAAATCGATGGAAGATCCCCAAAACAATCGTATTATCCCGATTAGAATTGTGGCTGGAATTGCCACTGTTTTAATTGCTGTGGGTGCAGGGTTAACCTGGTGGACATCAACGTCTCGTTCTCCCCAAGAACCCGTTATTTCTTCCCCGGATACAACCTCACCCAGTCCTCTAATTTCTCCTTCTCCATCACAAACCGTTGAAAAAACCCTTGCCATTTATTGGGTGAAGGATACAAACGGTAAACAGACAATTGTTGCTCAACCTGTACAAATTCAAGCCCAAAATGATCCCACGGCATTTTTAACCGTCGCTTTTGATCAATTATTAACGAGTTCTCCCGATGCCAATCAATTGAGTGAAATTCCCAAAGGAACAACAATTCAGCAGTTAACCACTAACAATGATGATGTTTATATAGATTTATCCCCAGAATTCACCCAAGGTGGGGGGAGTACATCAATGACCGGACGACTAGGACAAGTGGTGTATACCGCGACAACCCTTAACCCCAATAGCAAAGTTTGGCTTTCCGTTGGCGGTAAACCGTTAACGGTTTTAGGCGGAGAAGGGTTAGAAATTCCTCAACCCATCACTCGCCCCATTTTCGAGAAAGAATTTTTACCTGTTCCCTAATAGCCCGTTTTTAATCCGGTTTAACTCGCATTAACGGCTGGCCATATTCCACCGGGGAACCATTCTGAATCAAAATTTCCATGACTTGGCCAGAAAATTCCGCTTCTATTTCGTTCATCAACTTCATAGCTTCAATAATACAAACGGTCTGACCCGTCGAAATCCGATCGCCCGTTTCCACAAAAGGCGGTTCATCGGGGGCGGGAGAACGATAGAACGTTCCCACCATTGGGGACGTAATTTCAACCCACTTAGATTCAGTCGAAGTCGGTGGGGGAGGCGGTGATACAGTTGGGCTGGATGCAGGGGAAGTTTTCCCAACGGAATCAATAACAGTGGGAACCACCGGAGACGAAACCAACTGTGAACTAACTCCTGCATCCGTTAACAGCGTCTCAACGGAAGGCAGAGTCCCAGAACTGAGCGAAATTTCTTTGCGAACAGTCAGTTCAAAATCTGCGCTTTTGAGCGTTAGCTCTGAAATGTTGGTTTTATCGAGATCAGCCAGCAGTTCACGAAGCTGGTTCAAATCTAGTTGCACAGTTGGTATGTCTCCCCTAAATTTGCAATCTATCTTGATTTAGTCTGTTGGGTGGCTATACGAGCAATAACCCAACATTCTAAATGCCTTGTGTTTTTATCTAAGTTTGGCACGCTTAAAATATCAAATCATGGTTCGGTGAGTCTTTATTCTCGACCTTGATAGCTGTCAGTCCGGGTATCAATCCGAATCCGTTCTCC
The sequence above is a segment of the Planktothrix tepida PCC 9214 genome. Coding sequences within it:
- a CDS encoding transposase — encoded protein: MPYSYHITSRCNNREFRLTRLECRQVFLYILKKAIIKYDFKLYSLCIMSNHIHYLIEPQKTEDVPKIMHYLNWYSAMCFNRMLKRTGHFWEKRYHSTSFPSSDQRRALNTLRYIHANPQSAGMQKGFFYDFSNYGVYERLSDDGITTWHPAFLALGENLEECAEKYRNFCYKYKPPEKQSKGFHWGSKLT
- a CDS encoding GerMN domain-containing protein; the protein is MEDPQNNRIIPIRIVAGIATVLIAVGAGLTWWTSTSRSPQEPVISSPDTTSPSPLISPSPSQTVEKTLAIYWVKDTNGKQTIVAQPVQIQAQNDPTAFLTVAFDQLLTSSPDANQLSEIPKGTTIQQLTTNNDDVYIDLSPEFTQGGGSTSMTGRLGQVVYTATTLNPNSKVWLSVGGKPLTVLGGEGLEIPQPITRPIFEKEFLPVP
- the accB gene encoding acetyl-CoA carboxylase biotin carboxyl carrier protein, with protein sequence MQLDLNQLRELLADLDKTNISELTLKSADFELTVRKEISLSSGTLPSVETLLTDAGVSSQLVSSPVVPTVIDSVGKTSPASSPTVSPPPPPTSTESKWVEITSPMVGTFYRSPAPDEPPFVETGDRISTGQTVCIIEAMKLMNEIEAEFSGQVMEILIQNGSPVEYGQPLMRVKPD